A genomic region of Pseudomonas sp. KU43P contains the following coding sequences:
- a CDS encoding pentapeptide repeat-containing protein: protein MDPTILPGANIYEAKFAKANLEGADLRLAYLRGSYFFMANLTNADLRNTTITSCRFTGAKGPFVTGDVDTDSWMMPC, encoded by the coding sequence GTGGATCCAACCATCCTTCCAGGGGCGAACATTTATGAGGCCAAATTCGCAAAGGCGAACCTGGAGGGCGCAGACCTGCGTCTGGCGTATCTTCGTGGCTCGTATTTCTTCATGGCCAATCTGACCAATGCTGATTTGCGAAACACAACCATCACAAGCTGCCGTTTCACTGGAGCCAAGGGGCCCTTTGTGACAGGGGATGTGGACACGGATTCTTGGATGATGCCTTGCTAA
- a CDS encoding VOC family protein produces MLDHIFLSVSDIERSIRFYDAALTPLGITARLNYDGKDGPPGHPDLKGFGANGRMFFWLREGIVEGGAVHVGFVARNKAEVDAAYAAAMRHDAIDNGAPGARLHYDPDYYAANVLDPDGYSLEFVYKKWQHAQ; encoded by the coding sequence ATGCTTGACCACATTTTCCTTTCAGTAAGCGATATCGAACGTTCCATCCGCTTCTATGACGCAGCCCTGACGCCACTTGGCATAACGGCACGGCTGAATTATGACGGCAAGGACGGGCCACCTGGGCATCCCGATCTAAAGGGCTTTGGTGCCAACGGCCGGATGTTTTTCTGGCTGCGTGAAGGCATTGTCGAGGGCGGCGCCGTGCATGTCGGCTTCGTCGCCCGCAACAAGGCTGAAGTGGACGCGGCCTATGCTGCGGCCATGCGTCATGACGCCATCGACAACGGCGCACCGGGTGCCCGTTTGCACTACGACCCTGATTACTACGCTGCCAATGTGCTGGATCCGGACGGGTACAGCCTCGAATTCGTTTACAAGAAATGGCAGCACGCACAATGA
- a CDS encoding DUF4041 domain-containing protein gives MELLAIVAGITALAFFVQSIRAKGQIDQLRIELAARQNDLKLTEEESASFKSKLDQTLIELERFRSVLDAEAEAARILGEARSERSQLLQQAQAKVQEAESRLKQAILDAEAERSQILGKTKLERDQILNHAQSRVNQAETRLQQAVADAAKIVADAQARAEQVAGDALAAMGKAKHFADAAQAMKNVVEGYGDAYIVPTYNLLDDLAEEFGFTEAGQKLKAARNYTRFMVKAGRAATCDYVEANRRDTAVRFVVDAFNGKVDSILSRSKSDNHGKLEQEIRDAAALVNLNGASFRNARIAEEYMNSRLEELRWAVTAKLLKDQEREEQRQLREQIREEEKARREFERAIKEAAKEEATLRKALEKAQEQVAAASAAERAEFEARLALLQEQLQAAEDKNQRAISMAQQTRAGHVYVISNIGSFGEEVFKIGMTRRLEPLDRVRELGDASVPFEFDVHAMIFSDDAPGLEKQLHRHFLREQVNKVNPRKEFFRIGLPAIRAELEQLGVETQWTMSAKALEFKETQRIEQQIIENPAIAAEWTRHQLEVEEAIEQSEEEVLASV, from the coding sequence ATGGAGCTTCTAGCAATAGTTGCAGGGATAACTGCCCTCGCATTCTTCGTTCAAAGCATCAGGGCCAAGGGCCAAATCGACCAACTGAGAATAGAGTTGGCAGCCAGGCAAAACGATCTCAAGCTCACCGAGGAAGAGTCAGCGTCGTTCAAGTCGAAACTTGATCAGACGCTCATTGAGCTTGAGCGTTTCAGGAGCGTCCTCGATGCCGAAGCAGAAGCTGCGAGGATCCTGGGGGAAGCCCGATCGGAACGGAGCCAACTCCTGCAGCAAGCCCAGGCAAAGGTGCAGGAAGCTGAAAGTCGCCTTAAGCAAGCCATTCTAGATGCGGAAGCGGAAAGGTCTCAGATCCTAGGCAAAACGAAGCTGGAGCGGGATCAGATCTTGAATCACGCCCAGTCCAGGGTGAACCAAGCCGAGACCCGGTTGCAGCAAGCCGTTGCAGATGCCGCGAAGATTGTTGCCGATGCTCAAGCGCGTGCTGAGCAGGTGGCAGGGGATGCCCTGGCTGCAATGGGCAAAGCCAAGCATTTCGCTGATGCAGCCCAGGCCATGAAGAACGTGGTGGAGGGCTACGGCGACGCGTACATCGTGCCGACCTACAACCTCCTGGATGACCTCGCAGAAGAATTTGGTTTTACCGAAGCTGGCCAGAAACTCAAGGCCGCCCGGAATTATACGCGCTTCATGGTCAAGGCGGGTAGGGCTGCGACATGTGATTATGTAGAAGCAAACCGTCGCGACACTGCAGTGCGATTCGTGGTGGATGCCTTCAATGGCAAGGTCGACTCCATCCTCTCCCGCTCCAAATCCGATAACCACGGCAAGCTTGAGCAAGAGATTCGCGATGCTGCGGCCCTGGTCAACCTCAATGGTGCTTCATTCCGCAATGCGCGGATCGCCGAGGAATACATGAACTCCCGCCTGGAAGAGCTGCGTTGGGCGGTAACGGCGAAGCTGCTCAAAGACCAGGAGCGCGAGGAACAACGCCAACTGCGCGAACAAATTCGCGAGGAAGAGAAGGCGCGTCGTGAGTTCGAGCGAGCGATCAAGGAGGCCGCCAAAGAAGAGGCCACCTTGCGCAAGGCGTTGGAAAAAGCCCAGGAGCAAGTTGCTGCAGCTAGTGCTGCTGAGCGAGCCGAGTTCGAAGCGCGCCTGGCGCTTCTGCAAGAGCAACTGCAAGCCGCCGAGGACAAGAACCAGCGCGCGATTTCCATGGCTCAACAGACGCGAGCGGGCCATGTTTACGTCATCTCCAACATCGGTTCGTTCGGTGAGGAGGTATTCAAGATTGGCATGACCCGCCGTCTCGAACCGCTGGATCGGGTGCGTGAGCTGGGTGATGCAAGCGTGCCGTTTGAGTTCGACGTTCACGCGATGATCTTCAGTGACGACGCCCCTGGACTGGAGAAGCAGCTCCATCGTCACTTCCTTCGGGAGCAGGTGAACAAGGTCAACCCGCGCAAGGAGTTCTTCCGTATCGGCCTTCCTGCCATCCGCGCGGAGCTGGAGCAGTTGGGCGTTGAAACGCAATGGACAATGAGCGCCAAGGCCCTTGAGTTCAAAGAGACCCAGCGCATCGAGCAGCAGATCATCGAGAACCCTGCCATCGCTGCTGAGTGGACGCGCCATCAGCTTGAGGTGGAAGAGGCTATCGAGCAGTCGGAAGAAGAGGTTCTGGCCTCGGTCTAG
- a CDS encoding SDR family NAD(P)-dependent oxidoreductase — MGVIVITGGSRGIGASTARYLARRGMGVILTYKSNSDAARQVVADVEDFGGKAVALELDVADVGSFVSFREAVIETLQENWGVSGLAGLVNNAGHGLFNPLESVSEHQFDALLGVHLKGPFFLTQTLLPLLEANACIVNLTSATTRVATAGVAPYASFKGGLEVLTRYMAKEFGERRIRANSVSPGAIRTELGGGLNDEFETLLASQTALGRVGEPEDVARVIGTLLSAEGAWINAQNIEVAGGYNI; from the coding sequence ATGGGCGTTATCGTCATAACAGGAGGCAGCCGGGGTATCGGCGCCAGTACGGCCCGCTATCTGGCCCGGCGTGGCATGGGTGTCATCCTTACCTACAAGAGCAACTCGGATGCGGCACGGCAGGTGGTAGCTGACGTTGAAGACTTCGGTGGCAAAGCGGTTGCGCTGGAACTGGATGTCGCAGATGTCGGTAGCTTTGTCAGCTTTCGCGAGGCCGTCATCGAGACCTTGCAAGAAAACTGGGGCGTGAGCGGGCTTGCCGGACTTGTGAATAATGCGGGGCACGGCCTTTTCAATCCGCTGGAATCGGTCAGCGAGCACCAGTTTGACGCGCTGCTCGGCGTGCACCTGAAAGGCCCGTTCTTCCTCACCCAGACCTTGTTACCGTTGCTGGAAGCGAACGCTTGCATCGTCAACCTGACCAGCGCCACCACCCGCGTAGCGACGGCGGGTGTTGCGCCCTACGCCTCCTTCAAAGGGGGGCTTGAAGTGCTCACCCGTTACATGGCCAAGGAGTTCGGCGAGCGCCGTATTCGTGCCAACTCGGTTTCACCGGGTGCAATCCGCACTGAGCTGGGCGGTGGTTTGAACGATGAGTTCGAGACGCTACTGGCGTCCCAGACGGCGTTGGGCCGGGTAGGCGAACCCGAAGATGTGGCGCGCGTCATCGGTACGCTGTTGTCCGCCGAGGGCGCCTGGATCAACGCCCAGAACATTGAAGTCGCTGGCGGTTACAACATCTGA